Proteins from a single region of Symphalangus syndactylus isolate Jambi chromosome 12, NHGRI_mSymSyn1-v2.1_pri, whole genome shotgun sequence:
- the QSOX1 gene encoding sulfhydryl oxidase 1 isoform X2, giving the protein MPQFFKAFSKNGSGAVFPVAGADVQALRERLIDALESHHDTWPPACPPLEPAKLEEIDGFFARNNEEYLALIFEKGGSYLGREVALDLSQHKGVAVRRVPNTEADVVRKFGVTDFPSCYLLFRNGSVSRIPVLMESRSFYTAYLQRLSGLTREAAQTTVAPTTANKIAPTVWKFADRSKIYMADLESALHYILRIEVGRFPVLEGQRLVALKKFVAVLAKYFPGRPLVQNFLHSVNEWLKRQKRNKIPYSFFKTALDDRKEGAVLAKKVNWIGCQGSEPHFRGFPCSLWVLFHFLTVQAARQNVDHSQEAAKAQEVLPAIRGYVHYFFGCRDCAGHFEQMAAASMHRVGSPNAAVLWLWSSHNRVNARLAGAPSEDPQFPKVQWPPHELCSACHNERLDVPVWDVEATLNFLKAHFSPGNIILDFPAAGSAARRDAQNVAAAPELAMGALELESRNSTLYPGKPEMMKSPTNTTPDVPAERPEASRPPKLRPGLGAAPGQKPPEHMAELQRNEREQPRGQWHLSKRDTGAALLAESRAEKNRLWGPSEVRRVGRSSKQLVDIPEGQLEARAGRGRGQWLQVLGGGFSYLDVSLCVGLYSLSFMGLLAMYTYFRAKIRALKGHAGHPAA; this is encoded by the exons TTCTTCAAGGCCTTTTCCAAGAACGGCTCGGGAGCAGTATTTCCAG TGGCTGGTGCTGACGTGCAGGCGCTGCGGGAGAGGCTCATTGATGCCCTGGAGTCCCATCATGACACGTGGCCCCCAGCCTGTCCCCCACTGGAGCCTGCCAA GCTGGAGGAGATTGATGGATTCTTTGCGAGAAATAACGAAGAGTACCTGGCCCTGATCTTTGAAAAGGGAGGCTCCTACCTGGGTAGAGAG GTGGCTCTGGACCTGTCCCAGCACAAAGGCGTGGCGGTGCGCAGGGTGCCGAACACAGAGGCCGATGTGGTGAGAAAGTTTGGTGTCACCGACTTCCCCTCTTGCTACCTGCTGTTCCGGAACGGCTCTGTCTCCCGAATCCCCGT GCTCATGGAATCCAGGTCCTTCTATACCGCTTACCTGCAGAGACTTTCTGGGCTCACCAGGGAGGCTGCCCAGACCACAGTTGCACCAACCACTGCTAACAAGATAGCTCCCACTGTTTGGAAATTTGCAGATCG CTCCAAGATCTACATGGCTGACCTGGAATCTGCACTGCACTACATCCTGCGGATAGAAGTGGGCAGGTTCCCGGTCCTGGAAGGGCAGCGCCTGGTGGCCCTGAAAAAGTTTGTGGCAGTGCTGGCCAAG TATTTCCCTGGCCGGCCCTTAGTCCAGAACTTCCTGCACTCCGTGAATGAATGGCTCAAGAggcagaagagaaataaaattcccTACAGTTTCTTTAAAACTGCCCTGGACGACAGGAAAGAG GGTGCCGTTCTTGCCAAGAAAGTGAACTGGATTGGCTGCCAGGGGAGTGAGCCACATTTCCGGGGCTTTCCCTGCTCCCTGTGGGTCCTCTTCCACTTCCTGACTGTGCAGGCAGCTCGGCAAAATGTAGACCACTCACAGGAAGCAG CCAAGGCCCAGGAGGTCCTCCCAGCCATCCGAGGCTACGTGCACTACTTCTTCGGCTGCCGAGACTGCGCTGGCCACTTCGAGCAGATGGCTGCTGCCTCCATGCACCGAGTGGGGAGTCCCAACGCCGCTGTTCTCTGGCTCTGGTCTAGCCACAACAGGGTCAATGCTCGCCTTGCAG GTGCCCCCAGCGAGGACCCCCAGTTCCCCAAGGTGCAGTGGCCGCCCCATGAACTTTGTTCTGCCTGCCACAATGAACGCCTGGATGTGCCCGTGTGGGACGTGGAAGCCACCCTCAACTTCCTCAAGGCCCACTTCTCCCCAGGCAACATCATCCTGGACTTCCCTGCAGCTGGGTCAGCTGCCCGGAGGGATGCGCAGAATGTGGCAGCTGCCCCAGAGCTGGCGATGGGGGCCCTGGAGCTGGAAAGCCGGAATTCAACTCTGTACCCTGGGAAGCCTGAGATGATGAAGTCCCCCACAAACACCACCCCAGATGTGCCAGCTGAGAGACCTGAGGCAAGTCGCCCCCCGAAGCTGCGCCCTGGCCTCGGAGCTGCACCAGGCCAGAAGCCTCCTGAGCACATGGCAGAGCTTCAGAGGAATGAGCGGGAGCAGCCGCGTGGGCAGTGGCACTTGAGCAAGAGAGACACAGGGGCTGCATTGCTGGCCGAGTCCAGGGCTGAGAAGAACCGCCTCTGGGGCCCTTCAGAGGTCAGGCGCGTGGGCCGAAGCTCCAAGCAGCTGGTTGACATCCCTGAGGGCCAGCTGGAGGCCCGAGCTGGGCGGGGCCGAGGCCAGTGGCTACAGGTGCTGGGAGGGGGCTTCTCTTACCTGGACGTCAGCCTCTGCGTGGGGCTCTATTCCCTGTCCTTCATGGGCCTGCTGGCCATGTACACCTACTTCCGGGCCAAGATAAGGGCCCTGAAGGGCCATGCTGGCCACCCTGCAGCCTGA